One segment of Hemibagrus wyckioides isolate EC202008001 linkage group LG05, SWU_Hwy_1.0, whole genome shotgun sequence DNA contains the following:
- the olfml2a gene encoding olfactomedin-like protein 2A codes for MPLLWKNTMRILTCVVTVLVLSQQVSALTKVFGDLEPVRMTSEGSDCRCKCVMRPLSIEACARLRDGTLKVDDFYSVETVSSGSDCKCSCTAPPSSLNPCENEWRTEKLRKQAPELFKLHSMVDMLEGTLYSMDLMKVHAYMNKVVAQMNTLEETIKTNLSRENDFVRDSVMNLSDQLKKYENYSDIMVSIKKEISSLGVQLMKKDATDNKAQATDSKKVKEAVKPSNKKSSVVKPPPKPPKEKPIKPKKEPPPPKTAKPAKPEPTPKSKAAGHQPGVIRGITYYKATRTDESGAESVAKGDRENPAKTHTVHQIQDKGGSELVLEAIEVTTPASPKTTRTTTSTTTTKTTTTTTVAPTTQTTTSNEELFTTASTESEPDMEKPTITVTPSLKTTKPGSNNTVYVKPLECEGTIASVEMPEKHHSYGRNEGAWMKDPAAKDNRIYVTNYYYGNNLVEFRNLDNFKQGRWSNLYKLPYNWIGTGHVVYNGAFYYNRAFTKNIIKYDLRMRYVAAWTLLHDVVYEDTTPWKWRGHSDIDFAVDESGLWVIYPALDYDYSQQEVIVISKLDPSDLSTKKETTWRTGLKRNTYGNCFIVCGVLYAIDVYNHREGEVAYAYDTHTNTEAAPRLPFTNEYAFVTQVDYNPKEKVLYCWDNGHQLTYNLHFVGQ; via the exons GTTTTCGGGGACCTGGAGCCGGTGAGGATGACGTCGGAGGGATCGGACTGCCGCTGCAAGTGTGTGATGCGGCCGCTGAGCATTGAGGCGTGCGCCAGGCTTCGGGACGGGACCCTGAAAGTGGACGATTTTTACTCGGTGGAGACGGTGAGCTCCGGATCGGACTGCAAATGCTCGTGCACGGCTCCACCCTCGTCCCTGAACCCCTGCGAAAATGAGTGGAGGACGGAGAAACTGAGGAAGCAAGCACCCGAGCTGTTcaag ctgcattCCATGGTGGATATGCTGGAGGGGACGTTGTACAGTATGGATCTGATGAAGGTTCACGCGTACATGAATAAAGTGGTGGCCCAGATGAACACACTGGAGGAG ACGATAAAAACCAACCTGAGTCGAGAGAACGACTTCGTCCGTGATAGCGTCATGAATCTGTCCGATCAGCTGAAGAAGTACGAGAACTACTCGGACATCATGGTCAGCATCAAGAAGGAGATCTCCAGCTTGGGAGTGCAGCTGATGAAGAAAGACGCAACAGACAACAAGGCACAG GCCACCGACAGTAAGAAGGTCAAAGAGGCAGTAAAACCCTCTAACAAAAAGTCGTCGGTGGTGAAACCTCCTCCGAAACCGCCCAAAGAGAAGCCCATCAAACCCAAAAAGGAGCCTCCGCCGCCCAAGACGGCCAAACCTGCGAAACCAGAGCCAACCCCCAAGAGCAAAGCGGCGGGTCACCAGCCAGGGGTCATCAGGGGCATCACCTACTACAAAGCCACCAGGACGGACGAGTCAGGGGCGGAAAGCGTGGCCAAAGgggacagag AAAACCCGGCCAAAACCCACACCGTCCACCAAATCCAGGACAAGGGAGGTTCCGAACTTGTCTTGGAGGCCATTGAGGTCACCACTCCTGCTTCGCCAAAAACGACAAggacaacaacatccacaacaacaactaaaacaacaacaacaacgacggTCGCTCCGACGACACAAACAACCACCAGCAATGAGGAGCTTTTCACTACGGCTTCCACCGAGTCGGAACCAGATATGGAGAAACCCACCATCACCGTCACGCCGTCTCTGAAGACCACGAAACCCGGCTCTAACAACACAG tgtATGTTAAACCTCTGGAGTGTGAGGGTACCATTGCCTCGGTGGAGATGCCAGAGAAGCACCACAGCTACGGGCGTAATGAAGGCGCCTGGATGAAGGACCCTGCTGCCAAGGACAACAGAATCTACGTCACCAACTACTACTACGGCAACAACCTGGTGGAGTTTCGCAACCTGGACAATTTTAAGCAAG GTCGCTGGAGTAACCTCTACAAGCTCCCATATAACTGGATAGGAACAGGTCATGTGGTCTACAATGGCGCCTTCTACTACAACCGAGCCTTCACCAAGAACATCATCAAGTACGACCTGCGGATGCGCTATGTGGCAGCGTGGACGCTCCTGCATGATGTGGTGTACGAGGACACGACACCGTGGAAGTGGCGTGGCCATTCGGACATCGACTTTGCCGTGGACGAGAGCGGACTCTGGGTGATCTACCCGGCACTGGACTACGACTACTCGCAGCAGGAAGTGATCGTCATAAGCAAGCTGGACCCGAGTGACCTGTCCACCAAGAAGGAGACCACGTGGAGGACGGGCCTGAAGCGCAACACGTACGGAAACTGCTTCATCGTGTGCGGCGTGCTGTACGCCATCGACGTGTACAACCACAGAGAGGGCGAGGTGGCGTATGCCTACGACACGCACACCAACACGGAGGCAGCACCGCGGCTCCCGTTCACCAACGAGTATGCCTTCGTCACCCAGGTGGACTACAATCCTAAAGAGAAGGTGCTTTATTGCTGGGACAACGGACACCAGCTCACTTATAACCTTCACTTCGTGGGTCAGTGA